One window from the genome of Serinibacter salmoneus encodes:
- the lepA gene encoding translation elongation factor 4 translates to MPIPSPALAATIQPAATPPELLRNFCIIAHIDHGKSTLADRMLQLTGVVEQRAMRAQYLDRMDIERERGITIKSQAVRMPWQVGDKAYALNMIDTPGHVDFTYEVSRSLAACEGAVLLVDAAQGIEAQTLANLYLALENDLTIIPVLNKIDLPAAQPEKYAEELAGLIGGDPEDCLKVSGKTGAGVEALLDRIVGDFTPPVGDPDAPARAMIFDSVYDTYRGVVTYVRVVDGQLSPRERILMMSTGASHDLLEIGVSAPEPVPTKGLGVGEVGYLITGVKDVRQSRVGDTVTSSRQPAEHEIGGYRDPKPMVYSGLYPIDGSDYPVLRDALDKLKLNDAALVYEPETSAALGFGFRCGFLGLLHLEIVRERLEREFNLDLISTAPNVIYDVTMEDGTEHEVTNPSEYPAGKIREVREPMVRATILMPSEFIGAVMELCQNRRGNLLGMDYLSEERVEMRYELPLAEIVFDFFDQLKSRTRGYASLDYETTGDAVADLVKVDILLQGETVDAFSAIVHKDKAYAYGVAMAGKLKELIPRQQFEVPIQAAVGSRIIARETIRAIRKDVLAKCYGGDISRKRKLLEKQKEGKKRMKTIGRVDVPQEAFIAALSSDAGGGKESKDAK, encoded by the coding sequence GTGCCCATTCCTTCGCCTGCGCTCGCCGCGACGATCCAGCCCGCGGCAACCCCGCCCGAGCTCCTGCGCAACTTCTGCATCATTGCTCACATCGACCACGGCAAGTCGACCCTGGCCGACCGGATGCTGCAGCTCACCGGCGTGGTGGAGCAGCGGGCGATGCGCGCGCAGTACCTGGACCGGATGGACATCGAGCGTGAGCGCGGCATCACCATCAAGTCCCAGGCGGTGCGGATGCCGTGGCAGGTGGGGGACAAGGCCTACGCGCTGAACATGATCGACACCCCCGGGCACGTGGACTTCACCTATGAGGTCTCCCGGTCCCTGGCCGCCTGCGAGGGCGCGGTGCTGCTCGTGGACGCGGCGCAGGGCATCGAGGCGCAGACGCTGGCGAACCTGTACCTGGCGCTGGAGAACGACCTCACGATCATCCCGGTGCTGAACAAGATCGATCTGCCCGCGGCGCAGCCGGAGAAGTACGCCGAGGAACTCGCGGGCCTGATCGGTGGCGACCCGGAGGACTGCCTGAAGGTCTCGGGGAAGACCGGTGCGGGAGTCGAGGCCCTGCTGGACCGGATCGTGGGCGACTTCACCCCGCCGGTGGGCGATCCGGACGCCCCGGCGCGCGCGATGATCTTCGACTCCGTCTACGACACCTACCGCGGCGTGGTCACCTACGTTCGCGTGGTGGACGGGCAGCTCTCCCCGCGCGAGCGGATCCTCATGATGTCCACGGGCGCTTCGCACGACCTGTTGGAGATCGGCGTCAGCGCCCCCGAACCGGTGCCCACCAAGGGCCTCGGCGTCGGCGAGGTGGGCTATCTCATCACGGGCGTGAAGGATGTGCGCCAGTCCCGCGTGGGTGACACCGTGACCAGTTCGCGTCAACCGGCAGAGCACGAGATCGGCGGGTACCGCGACCCCAAGCCGATGGTCTACTCCGGCCTGTACCCGATCGACGGCTCGGACTACCCGGTGCTGCGCGACGCCCTGGACAAGCTCAAGCTCAACGACGCCGCGCTGGTGTACGAGCCCGAGACCTCCGCCGCGCTGGGGTTCGGGTTCCGCTGCGGGTTCCTGGGGCTGCTGCACCTGGAGATCGTCCGGGAGCGGCTGGAGCGGGAGTTCAACCTCGACCTCATCTCCACCGCCCCGAACGTCATCTACGACGTCACGATGGAGGACGGCACCGAGCACGAGGTCACCAACCCCAGTGAGTACCCCGCGGGGAAGATCCGCGAGGTGCGCGAGCCCATGGTGCGCGCCACGATCCTCATGCCGAGCGAGTTCATCGGCGCGGTCATGGAGCTGTGCCAGAACCGGCGCGGCAACCTGCTGGGGATGGACTACCTGTCGGAGGAGCGCGTGGAGATGCGCTATGAGCTCCCGCTCGCCGAGATCGTCTTCGACTTCTTCGACCAGCTGAAGTCCCGCACCCGCGGCTACGCGTCGCTGGACTACGAGACCACGGGTGATGCGGTCGCGGACCTGGTGAAGGTCGACATCCTGCTGCAGGGCGAGACCGTGGACGCCTTCAGCGCGATCGTGCACAAGGACAAGGCCTACGCCTATGGCGTGGCGATGGCGGGCAAGCTCAAGGAACTCATCCCGCGGCAGCAGTTCGAGGTGCCCATCCAGGCGGCCGTGGGCTCGCGGATCATCGCCCGCGAGACGATCCGCGCCATCCGCAAGGACGTGCTCGCCAAGTGCTACGGCGGTGACATCTCCCGAAAGCGCAAACTCCTGGAGAAGCAGAAGGAGGGCAAGAAGCGGATGAAGACCATCGGGCGGGTGGACGTGCCGCAGGAGGCCTTCATCGCCGCGCTCTCCTCCGATGCCGGCGGCGGCAAGGAATCCAAGGACGCCAAGTAG
- the hemW gene encoding radical SAM family heme chaperone HemW, producing the protein MSPALPDGEAAPRDGSLPPEVLGGAQERAFGVYLHVPFCAARCGYCDFNTYTATELGGGASAATYAEDALREIALARDVMHRAGLPAREVGTVFVGGGTPTMLPADDLVRMLAAVREAWGIAEAAEVTTEANPDSVSPASLARLREGGFTRVSFGVQSVVPEVLATLDRTHDPRRVPEVVAWAKEAGLAVSVDLIYGTPGESLAQWRASLEGALALEPDHISAYALTVEPGTALHRRVRRGELPAPTGDDEAAKYELADDLLAAGGYSWYEISNWARTPDDRCRHNLAYWRGEDWWGIGPGAHSHIGGVRWWNVKHPRAYAGRLARGESPAAGRELLDATARELERVLLGTRLAEGFPVAGLDAGSVAQLERDGLVTCHDARLHLTRRGRLLADAVVHALT; encoded by the coding sequence GTGAGCCCCGCGCTGCCCGACGGCGAAGCCGCCCCGCGCGATGGCTCGTTGCCTCCCGAGGTGCTCGGCGGGGCGCAGGAGCGCGCCTTCGGGGTGTATCTGCACGTGCCGTTCTGCGCGGCGCGGTGCGGGTACTGCGACTTCAACACCTACACCGCCACGGAACTCGGCGGCGGGGCGAGCGCTGCCACCTACGCCGAGGACGCGCTGCGGGAGATCGCGCTCGCGCGCGACGTGATGCACCGCGCCGGTCTGCCCGCGCGCGAGGTCGGCACCGTCTTCGTGGGAGGGGGGACCCCCACGATGCTCCCCGCCGATGACCTGGTGCGCATGCTGGCGGCGGTGCGGGAGGCCTGGGGGATCGCGGAGGCCGCCGAGGTGACCACGGAGGCGAATCCCGACTCGGTGAGCCCCGCGAGCCTCGCGCGGCTGCGCGAGGGCGGGTTCACCCGGGTCTCCTTCGGGGTGCAGTCCGTGGTGCCGGAGGTGCTGGCCACCCTGGACCGCACGCACGACCCGCGCCGGGTGCCCGAGGTGGTGGCCTGGGCGAAGGAGGCCGGCCTGGCGGTCTCGGTGGACCTCATCTACGGCACGCCGGGGGAGAGCCTGGCGCAGTGGCGCGCGAGCCTGGAGGGGGCGCTGGCCCTCGAACCCGATCACATCTCGGCCTATGCGCTGACCGTGGAGCCCGGCACGGCCCTGCACCGCCGGGTGCGGCGGGGTGAACTGCCCGCGCCCACCGGCGACGACGAGGCCGCGAAGTACGAGCTCGCCGACGATCTGCTCGCGGCGGGCGGGTACTCCTGGTACGAGATCAGCAACTGGGCGCGTACCCCGGATGACCGTTGCCGTCACAACCTCGCGTACTGGCGCGGTGAGGACTGGTGGGGGATCGGTCCCGGCGCGCACAGCCACATCGGGGGCGTGCGGTGGTGGAACGTGAAGCACCCGAGGGCGTACGCCGGCCGGCTGGCGCGGGGGGAGAGCCCCGCGGCGGGCAGGGAACTGCTGGATGCGACCGCCCGGGAGTTGGAGCGGGTGCTGCTGGGCACGCGCCTGGCCGAGGGCTTCCCGGTGGCGGGCCTGGATGCGGGCAGCGTGGCGCAACTCGAGCGGGACGGGCTGGTGACCTGCCATGATGCTCGCCTGCACTTGACGCGGCGTGGGAGGCTTCTTGCTGACGCGGTCGTTCACGCCTTGACCTAG
- a CDS encoding septum formation family protein: MTRLPSTTVRILAVPAVCAVLAPCTTPEVRDESGEIVEGGDTSAFQLRIGDCYNDPTASSQDEAGELGSVPTVPCSEPHQYEVFAEQTRSETDFPGEAALATMAEDYCGAEWDAFIGVPYEESALYASYLYPSQESWTELDDRLITCVVYEPDTTHTESLRGAGY; encoded by the coding sequence ATGACCCGTCTGCCCAGCACAACCGTCCGCATCCTCGCCGTCCCCGCGGTCTGCGCCGTCCTCGCCCCGTGCACCACGCCGGAAGTGCGCGACGAGTCGGGGGAGATCGTGGAGGGCGGGGACACGAGCGCCTTCCAACTCCGGATCGGCGACTGCTACAACGACCCCACCGCTTCGTCGCAGGACGAGGCCGGGGAGCTCGGGTCGGTGCCGACCGTGCCGTGCAGCGAACCGCACCAGTACGAGGTGTTCGCGGAGCAGACCCGCAGCGAGACCGACTTCCCCGGTGAGGCCGCGCTCGCGACCATGGCCGAGGACTACTGCGGCGCCGAGTGGGACGCGTTCATCGGCGTGCCCTACGAGGAGTCGGCGCTGTACGCCAGTTATCTCTACCCGAGCCAGGAGAGCTGGACCGAACTGGACGATCGGCTCATCACCTGCGTGGTGTACGAGCCGGACACCACGCACACCGAGTCCCTGCGCGGCGCCGGCTACTGA
- a CDS encoding transglutaminase family protein encodes MTRLHIVHTTSFIYDRPAAASYNEARMRPATLPGQMVLSSRLSASPSTWSTEYRDYWGTQVTAFEVLRTHSELVVTSESTVDLQPRPDPGATGVAERVEWSTLTEPSIADRLAEFLANTEATAPSDELAALALECGGGRSPVEAALAVCEAVRSAVEYVPGVTGVHTRAAEAWAQRSGVCQDIAHLVLGALRSLGIPARYVSGYLHPLGHEAVAGETFLGESHAWIEFWCGEWYPWDPTNRCAVSDHHVVVARGREYNDVTPLRGVFAGGGQSQQSVQVALTLEA; translated from the coding sequence GTGACGCGGCTGCACATCGTCCACACGACGAGTTTCATCTACGACCGCCCGGCGGCGGCCTCCTACAACGAGGCGCGGATGCGGCCGGCAACCCTGCCCGGCCAGATGGTCCTCTCCTCCCGGCTCTCGGCGAGTCCGAGCACCTGGAGCACCGAGTACCGCGACTACTGGGGCACGCAGGTCACCGCGTTCGAGGTACTGCGCACCCACTCGGAACTCGTGGTGACCTCGGAGTCCACGGTGGACCTGCAGCCGAGGCCCGATCCCGGCGCCACGGGGGTGGCGGAGAGGGTGGAGTGGTCCACCCTGACCGAGCCCTCGATCGCCGACCGCCTGGCGGAGTTCCTGGCCAACACCGAGGCCACGGCCCCGAGCGACGAGCTCGCGGCCCTCGCGCTGGAGTGCGGCGGCGGCCGCAGCCCCGTGGAGGCCGCCCTCGCGGTGTGCGAGGCGGTGCGCTCGGCCGTGGAGTACGTGCCCGGTGTCACGGGCGTGCACACCCGCGCCGCCGAGGCGTGGGCGCAGCGCTCGGGGGTCTGTCAGGACATCGCCCACCTGGTGCTCGGCGCGCTGCGCAGCCTCGGGATCCCGGCGCGCTATGTCTCCGGCTACCTGCACCCGCTGGGTCACGAGGCCGTGGCGGGGGAGACGTTCCTCGGCGAGTCCCACGCCTGGATCGAGTTCTGGTGCGGCGAGTGGTACCCGTGGGATCCCACGAACCGATGCGCCGTGAGCGACCACCACGTGGTCGTCGCGCGGGGCCGGGAGTACAACGACGTCACCCCGCTGCGCGGCGTGTTCGCCGGAGGTGGCCAGTCCCAGCAGTCCGTTCAGGTGGCGCTCACCCTGGAGGCCTGA
- a CDS encoding maleylpyruvate isomerase family mycothiol-dependent enzyme, with amino-acid sequence MIMETSSLPAPWRPPGDDLDALELLQEQFARTVEVAGEAGLGAPIPWCGTWRVRDLVDHLARIHHWAAARARREREAPLGRGSLPLPTFYREQAAELAGTLRALDPDAPAWTLLDDDAAPAEPTGTVRFWHRRQKLETLIHLWDLRTALGLDLGPLGPAVDAETRAALWEDCVAEVTEVMHPRQLRLGRAPAPGVRITLVDPRRGPWVLTGAPRGAPEVRITADALDLSLLLWGRARLGQARFAVVGEASWITEAERVLTTHLTP; translated from the coding sequence ATGATCATGGAGACCTCCTCGCTCCCCGCGCCGTGGCGCCCCCCGGGTGACGACCTCGACGCGCTGGAACTGCTGCAAGAGCAATTCGCCCGCACCGTGGAGGTGGCGGGCGAGGCGGGGCTGGGTGCCCCGATCCCGTGGTGCGGCACCTGGCGGGTGCGCGATCTGGTGGACCACCTCGCCCGGATCCACCACTGGGCCGCCGCCCGGGCGAGGCGCGAGCGCGAGGCGCCGCTCGGCCGGGGCTCCTTGCCGCTACCGACCTTCTACCGGGAGCAGGCGGCCGAACTCGCGGGCACGCTGCGGGCGCTGGATCCGGACGCCCCGGCCTGGACGCTGCTGGACGACGACGCGGCCCCCGCCGAGCCCACCGGCACGGTGCGCTTCTGGCACCGCCGCCAGAAGCTGGAGACCCTGATCCACCTGTGGGACCTGCGCACGGCGCTCGGCCTGGACCTGGGGCCGCTCGGGCCGGCAGTCGACGCCGAGACTCGCGCGGCGCTGTGGGAGGACTGCGTGGCGGAGGTGACCGAGGTGATGCACCCGCGCCAGCTCCGGCTGGGGCGGGCACCCGCGCCGGGTGTGCGGATCACGCTGGTCGATCCGCGCCGAGGCCCCTGGGTACTGACCGGGGCACCGCGGGGCGCGCCGGAGGTGAGGATCACCGCGGACGCGCTGGATCTCTCCCTGTTGCTCTGGGGACGCGCCCGGCTGGGACAGGCGCGATTCGCCGTCGTGGGCGAGGCCTCCTGGATCACCGAGGCCGAACGGGTCCTGACCACCCACCTCACGCCCTGA
- the dnaJ gene encoding molecular chaperone DnaJ, with protein sequence MTDYYQSLGVSRDASTEEIKRAYRKLARKYHPDVMGDEGAEKFKEISVAHDVLSDPAKRQRYDSGGMDGGAGGAGAGFAFSDIFESFFGAAAGGGGGRGPIPRARRGQDALVPIELTLEEEAFGAHKEIPVDTAVVCSTCHGSCARPGTSPKPCTVCGGRGSVQRVARSFLGNVMTQQRCDACQGFGSTIPEPCPECSGEGRVRTRRTIDVDVPAGVEDGTRIKLVAQGEVGPGGGPAGDLYVEIHEKRHPIFTRRGDDLHCTSALPMTAAALGTTVTLDTLDGPQEVDIAPGTQGDAVITLRGKGMGRLRGHGRGDLHIHLDITVPTNLDERQTELLHELAQLRGEERPEARVAPVGAGMFSRLRDKFAGR encoded by the coding sequence GTGACTGACTACTACCAGAGCCTCGGCGTCTCCCGCGACGCCTCGACCGAGGAGATCAAGCGCGCCTACCGCAAGTTGGCGCGCAAGTACCACCCCGATGTGATGGGCGACGAGGGCGCGGAGAAGTTCAAGGAGATCTCCGTGGCCCACGACGTCCTCAGCGACCCCGCCAAGCGTCAGCGCTACGACTCCGGCGGCATGGACGGCGGTGCGGGTGGCGCGGGTGCGGGCTTCGCCTTCAGCGACATCTTCGAGTCGTTCTTCGGTGCTGCAGCGGGCGGCGGCGGGGGCCGCGGCCCCATCCCGCGCGCCCGGCGCGGGCAGGATGCCCTGGTGCCGATCGAACTGACCCTGGAGGAGGAGGCGTTCGGCGCGCACAAGGAGATCCCGGTCGACACCGCTGTGGTCTGCTCCACCTGCCACGGATCGTGTGCGCGCCCGGGGACCAGTCCCAAGCCGTGCACCGTGTGCGGTGGCCGCGGTTCGGTGCAGCGCGTGGCCCGCTCGTTCCTGGGCAACGTCATGACACAGCAGCGTTGCGACGCCTGCCAGGGTTTCGGCTCCACGATTCCCGAGCCGTGCCCGGAGTGCTCCGGTGAGGGCCGGGTGCGGACCCGCCGCACGATCGACGTGGACGTGCCCGCCGGGGTCGAGGACGGCACCCGCATCAAGCTGGTGGCGCAGGGCGAGGTCGGCCCGGGCGGCGGGCCCGCCGGCGACCTGTACGTGGAGATCCACGAGAAGCGGCACCCGATCTTCACCCGCCGCGGTGACGACCTGCACTGCACCTCCGCGCTGCCGATGACCGCCGCAGCGCTCGGCACCACGGTGACCCTGGACACCCTGGACGGCCCCCAGGAGGTGGACATCGCCCCGGGCACGCAGGGCGACGCCGTCATCACCCTGCGCGGTAAGGGCATGGGCAGACTGCGCGGCCACGGGCGAGGTGACCTGCACATCCACCTCGACATCACGGTGCCCACCAATTTGGACGAACGCCAGACCGAACTGCTGCACGAACTCGCGCAGTTGCGCGGCGAGGAACGGCCCGAGGCCAGGGTGGCTCCCGTGGGCGCCGGGATGTTCTCCCGGTTGCGCGACAAGTTCGCGGGGCGTTAG
- the hrcA gene encoding heat-inducible transcriptional repressor HrcA — MSTDRRLDVLRAIVSDYVATREPVGSRSLVERHNLGVSPATIRNDMAALEDAGYIAQPHTSAGRIPTDTGYRLFVDHLASIKPLTAPERRAIESFLEQSVDLDDAVNRTVRLLAQLTHQVAVVQYPSLRRSALRHVELVPLGGERLLVVMITDSGRVEQRMVAAPATPGPSPVLDEVTVADLRARLNVAAAGLRMPTLRAALTRVAHQVEPSLVPVVDAVADVISETLMEEVEDRIVMAGTANLARSGVDFAQTISPVLEAIEEQVVIMRLLAEMAADGSDDDLQVAVRIGAETKHEGLAETSVVASPYGGETSSDALAFLGVLGPTRMDYPGAMAAVRAVARYLSHVVNS, encoded by the coding sequence ATGAGTACGGACCGTCGACTCGACGTGCTGCGGGCCATCGTGTCCGATTACGTCGCGACCCGCGAGCCCGTGGGTTCGCGCAGCCTCGTGGAGCGTCACAACCTCGGGGTCTCCCCGGCCACGATCCGCAACGACATGGCCGCCCTCGAGGACGCCGGCTACATCGCGCAGCCGCACACCTCGGCCGGCCGCATCCCCACCGACACCGGGTACCGACTGTTCGTGGACCATCTGGCCTCGATCAAGCCACTGACCGCGCCCGAGCGGCGCGCGATCGAGTCGTTCCTGGAGCAGTCGGTGGACCTGGACGACGCCGTGAACCGGACGGTCCGGCTGTTGGCCCAGCTCACCCATCAGGTCGCGGTGGTCCAGTACCCCTCCCTGCGTCGCTCCGCGCTGCGGCATGTGGAGCTCGTGCCGCTCGGGGGCGAGCGGCTGCTCGTGGTCATGATCACGGACTCGGGACGGGTCGAGCAGCGCATGGTCGCGGCCCCCGCCACGCCCGGCCCCTCACCCGTCCTCGACGAGGTGACGGTCGCGGACCTGCGCGCCCGCCTGAACGTGGCCGCCGCCGGCCTGCGCATGCCCACCCTGCGCGCGGCGCTGACCCGGGTGGCCCACCAGGTGGAGCCCTCCCTGGTCCCGGTCGTCGACGCCGTCGCCGATGTCATCTCCGAGACGCTGATGGAGGAGGTGGAGGATCGGATCGTCATGGCGGGTACGGCGAACCTCGCGCGCTCCGGTGTCGACTTCGCACAGACGATCTCCCCGGTCCTCGAGGCGATCGAGGAGCAGGTCGTGATCATGCGGCTGCTCGCCGAGATGGCGGCCGATGGCAGTGACGACGACCTCCAGGTCGCGGTTCGCATCGGGGCCGAGACCAAGCACGAGGGCCTCGCGGAGACCTCCGTGGTCGCCTCGCCCTACGGCGGCGAGACCTCCTCCGACGCCCTGGCCTTCCTCGGGGTGCTCGGACCCACCCGTATGGACTATCCCGGAGCCATGGCGGCGGTGCGCGCCGTGGCGCGGTACCTCTCCCACGTGGTGAACTCGTGA
- a CDS encoding DUF3097 family protein encodes MPDLYGRDVLASTSPHEDPRVRTGSRAVTRDVEAAPGLVVEDVTSGYVGEVITVEKTNGGHVVVLEDRRGARRSFPLGPGFWIEGKPVRLVRPRPKSAPARPSRTASGSVAVHGARARVARASRIWVEGKHDAELVEKVWGDDLRLEGIVVELLQGADHLEEILTQFAPAPQRRAGVLLDHLVSGSKESRLAAQVLHGLGAAAQHVKVLGHPYVDVWQAVKPERVGLRAWPDVPRGTDIKVGSLAALGWPRRTQADIAQGWARILGSVRDYRDLSPALLGRVEELVDFVTIE; translated from the coding sequence ATGCCCGATCTGTACGGACGAGATGTCCTCGCCAGCACGAGCCCACACGAGGATCCCCGGGTGCGCACCGGCTCACGCGCCGTGACCCGCGACGTCGAGGCCGCGCCCGGCCTGGTGGTGGAGGACGTCACCTCGGGGTACGTGGGCGAGGTGATCACCGTGGAGAAGACCAACGGTGGGCACGTGGTGGTGCTCGAGGACCGCCGCGGGGCGCGACGCTCCTTCCCGCTGGGCCCGGGGTTCTGGATCGAGGGCAAGCCGGTGCGGCTCGTGCGGCCGCGACCGAAGTCCGCACCCGCCCGGCCGTCCCGGACGGCGTCCGGCTCCGTCGCCGTCCACGGGGCGAGGGCGCGCGTGGCCCGCGCGTCCCGGATCTGGGTGGAGGGCAAGCACGACGCCGAGCTCGTGGAGAAGGTCTGGGGCGACGACCTGCGCCTGGAGGGGATCGTCGTGGAGCTCCTGCAGGGTGCGGACCATCTCGAGGAGATCCTCACGCAGTTCGCCCCCGCACCCCAGCGCCGCGCCGGGGTGCTGCTGGATCACCTGGTGTCCGGCTCCAAGGAGAGCCGTCTCGCCGCCCAGGTACTGCACGGCCTCGGTGCCGCCGCGCAACACGTGAAGGTGCTCGGGCACCCGTACGTGGATGTGTGGCAGGCCGTGAAGCCCGAGCGGGTGGGGCTGCGAGCGTGGCCGGATGTACCGCGCGGCACCGACATCAAGGTGGGGTCGCTCGCGGCGCTGGGATGGCCCCGGCGCACGCAGGCCGATATCGCCCAGGGATGGGCCCGCATCCTCGGGTCGGTCCGCGATTACCGGGACCTGTCCCCCGCGCTCCTGGGCCGGGTGGAGGAACTGGTGGACTTCGTCACGATCGAGTGA